The Mucilaginibacter terrenus genome has a segment encoding these proteins:
- a CDS encoding hybrid sensor histidine kinase/response regulator — protein sequence MRTYFTRLACRGVLLICLLLNCITTIAQDQSLKFEHLGKKEGLSQINVSCLLQDSRGFIWVGTRDGLSKYDGYTFTSYKHDSQDAASLSSSMVSDIAEDKAGNIWIATIIGLNKLDGRTGAITKYLHNDKDPRSLSDNILNKLVVDEKNNVWVASQGGLDYLDTKTNTFTKHYKHQPGNPQSISENKVSYIVMDDARRLWIGTTGGGLDMLDTRTGKFTSRKFDARDAGTIGENFIASLYVDKSARLWVGLVNNGLNRIDLATGAVTRYPHDGGTNSPKLGTIYSLNMDENRNLWIGSENGGLRILNPETGKFYTYLHDDIDKNSINGNTLYSILKDNHGNMWLGAFSGGINLYKRSTGSFTHYRHNSSANSLSNDFVLSLYEDADKNIWAGTDGGGVNKFDFKTGQVTHYEKKHGKNSITGNYVLTVNQDWEGNFWMGTWADGVSIFNPKTGVFRNIKSEAGKPGTLSGNNIYALIHARDKTTWIGTYNDGLNHYNKKTGEMTVYHHDNSNASSVSSDRIYSLLEDSHGNLWVGTFDGGLNLFNKNDSTFTRFQHDPKKNSLSDNNVPDIYEDHKGGLWISTFNGLNLFDPISHHFTVFTKKDGLPSDIIYAAREDDDGKIWISTNNGLSVYDPSTHKFKNYTVEDGLQEDEFKSHSAYKGASGRLYFGGVNGFNAFSPRQILKPEGFSPLVITSFQIFNKKVVPAKSADDPSPLKQDIADTKTIKLDHKQSVISLEFAALDYTSADKKSYAYILEGFDNDWNYVGSRHSATYTNLPAGTYTFKVKYRNSAGDWSPVTSGLQIITEPPFWLTWWFKTLAVLFVAGGVITVFRLRVRAIKAQKAILEEQVEERTERLKEMSKEERILREEAEKAREEAEKANKAKSIFLATMSHEIRTPMNGVMGMATLLSNTPLNEEQREFTETIKNCGDALLNVINDILDFSKIESGNMELDEQDFDLRDCIESVLDIFAEKASRTNIDLVYQVEHNVPAQIIADSLRLRQILINLVGNAVKFTAKGEIFICATLKSHKDDRLELMFEIRDTGIGIPANKLNRLFKAFSQVDSSTTRKYGGTGLGLAISEKLVNLMGGDISVKSQVGKGTTFSFTILTKPGTTSQRNYVHLNVEQVQNKRILVVDDNSTNRDILEEQLRQWNFVPVMAESGEAALKELTSGEPVHLVISDMNMPEMDGIHLAQQIRQHDADLPIILLTSMGNEQSKKNAHLFNASLTKPTKHQVLYRHIIEQLKLSEGVKQEPQTVPSPFSEEFAKQHPMNILIAEDNAINQKLAKYILNKLGYKPDMVENGHECLNAIVNKKYDMVLMDVQMPEMDGLEATRFIRQNMDAQPVIIAMTANAMSEDKDQCLKAGMDDYLSKPLKLPEIMAALEKWKPTSV from the coding sequence TTGAGAACCTATTTCACCAGATTAGCCTGCAGGGGCGTTTTACTTATATGCCTGCTGCTGAACTGTATAACTACAATTGCGCAAGATCAGAGCCTCAAATTTGAGCACCTGGGCAAAAAGGAAGGGCTTTCGCAGATAAACGTGAGCTGCCTTTTGCAGGATAGCCGGGGCTTTATTTGGGTAGGTACCCGCGACGGCCTTAGCAAATACGACGGTTACACTTTCACCAGCTACAAGCACGATTCGCAGGATGCGGCATCGCTCAGCAGCAGCATGGTGTCGGATATTGCCGAGGATAAAGCAGGGAATATCTGGATAGCTACCATCATCGGCCTCAACAAGCTCGACGGTCGTACCGGCGCCATTACCAAGTACTTACATAACGATAAAGACCCGCGGTCGTTATCGGATAACATCCTCAACAAACTTGTTGTAGACGAGAAGAACAACGTTTGGGTGGCCAGCCAGGGCGGCCTGGACTACCTCGACACCAAAACCAACACCTTTACCAAGCACTATAAGCACCAGCCCGGCAACCCGCAAAGCATCAGTGAAAATAAGGTAAGCTACATTGTGATGGACGACGCGCGGCGCCTGTGGATAGGCACTACCGGCGGCGGCCTGGACATGCTGGACACCCGCACAGGTAAGTTTACCTCGCGTAAGTTTGATGCTAGAGATGCAGGCACAATCGGCGAAAACTTCATTGCGAGCCTCTATGTTGATAAAAGCGCCCGTTTGTGGGTTGGCCTGGTAAACAATGGGCTCAACCGTATAGACCTCGCCACCGGCGCCGTGACCCGCTACCCGCACGATGGCGGTACCAACAGCCCCAAACTGGGTACCATTTACAGCCTAAACATGGACGAGAACCGTAACCTGTGGATAGGCAGCGAGAACGGTGGCCTCCGCATCTTAAACCCGGAGACTGGTAAGTTCTACACCTACCTGCACGATGATATAGACAAGAACAGCATCAACGGTAACACCCTTTACAGCATTTTAAAGGATAACCACGGTAACATGTGGCTGGGCGCTTTTAGCGGTGGTATCAACCTGTATAAGCGCAGTACGGGGAGCTTCACGCATTACAGGCATAACTCATCGGCTAATAGCTTGAGTAATGATTTTGTGCTGTCGCTCTACGAAGACGCCGACAAGAATATATGGGCAGGTACCGATGGCGGCGGCGTGAACAAGTTCGACTTTAAAACTGGTCAGGTAACTCATTATGAAAAAAAACACGGCAAAAACAGTATTACCGGCAACTATGTACTTACAGTAAACCAGGACTGGGAAGGCAATTTCTGGATGGGGACCTGGGCGGATGGGGTAAGCATTTTTAACCCAAAAACAGGCGTTTTCAGGAACATCAAGAGCGAGGCAGGCAAGCCGGGTACCCTGAGCGGTAACAACATCTACGCGTTGATACACGCACGCGATAAAACCACCTGGATAGGCACCTACAACGACGGCCTGAACCATTATAATAAGAAGACCGGGGAAATGACTGTTTATCACCATGATAACAGTAACGCTAGCAGCGTAAGCAGCGACCGAATTTATTCCTTACTGGAGGATAGCCACGGCAACCTTTGGGTAGGTACGTTTGATGGTGGCCTGAACTTATTTAATAAAAACGATAGCACTTTCACCCGCTTTCAGCATGATCCTAAAAAGAACAGCCTGAGCGATAATAACGTCCCCGACATTTATGAGGACCATAAAGGCGGACTCTGGATAAGCACCTTCAACGGCCTCAATTTATTTGATCCGATTAGCCACCATTTCACTGTATTTACCAAAAAGGATGGTTTACCAAGCGATATCATCTACGCAGCCCGGGAGGATGATGACGGTAAAATATGGATTAGTACCAACAACGGATTGTCGGTATATGATCCTTCTACACACAAGTTTAAGAATTATACCGTGGAAGATGGGCTTCAGGAAGATGAGTTTAAATCGCATTCGGCCTACAAAGGTGCATCTGGCAGGCTTTACTTTGGTGGAGTGAACGGCTTTAACGCTTTCTCGCCAAGGCAGATACTAAAGCCGGAGGGGTTTTCGCCGCTGGTGATCACGTCTTTCCAGATATTTAACAAAAAGGTGGTGCCCGCTAAAAGCGCCGATGATCCGTCGCCATTAAAGCAGGACATAGCTGATACCAAAACCATTAAGCTGGATCATAAACAATCAGTTATTTCACTTGAATTTGCTGCGCTTGATTATACATCAGCAGATAAAAAAAGCTACGCTTACATCCTTGAAGGTTTTGATAACGATTGGAATTATGTGGGCTCGCGCCATTCCGCAACATATACCAATTTGCCTGCCGGCACATACACATTCAAGGTGAAATATCGTAACAGCGCAGGTGATTGGTCGCCTGTCACCAGTGGATTGCAGATTATTACCGAGCCGCCATTCTGGCTTACCTGGTGGTTTAAAACGCTTGCAGTTCTATTCGTAGCAGGTGGAGTTATTACTGTGTTCCGTTTACGGGTGCGTGCTATTAAAGCGCAAAAAGCCATTCTTGAAGAGCAGGTCGAGGAACGAACTGAACGCTTGAAAGAGATGAGCAAGGAGGAGCGTATATTGCGTGAAGAGGCAGAAAAAGCACGCGAAGAGGCTGAGAAAGCTAATAAAGCCAAAAGCATCTTCCTGGCGACAATGAGCCACGAGATCCGCACGCCTATGAATGGTGTTATGGGTATGGCTACCTTGCTGTCTAATACTCCACTGAACGAGGAACAACGGGAGTTTACCGAAACCATTAAGAACTGCGGTGATGCATTGTTGAACGTGATAAACGATATACTGGATTTCTCAAAGATTGAATCTGGTAATATGGAACTGGATGAACAGGATTTCGACCTCCGCGATTGTATTGAAAGTGTGCTGGATATTTTTGCGGAAAAAGCGTCCCGTACCAACATCGACCTGGTATATCAGGTGGAGCATAACGTACCTGCGCAAATAATTGCTGATTCACTCCGCTTAAGGCAGATACTGATTAATTTAGTTGGCAACGCGGTTAAATTTACCGCTAAAGGGGAAATTTTTATTTGCGCTACGCTAAAGAGCCATAAAGATGATCGGTTAGAACTAATGTTCGAGATACGAGATACCGGTATTGGTATACCAGCTAATAAGCTCAACAGGCTGTTCAAAGCCTTCTCCCAGGTAGATTCCAGTACAACCCGTAAGTATGGCGGTACCGGTCTTGGTTTGGCCATCAGCGAGAAGCTGGTGAATCTAATGGGTGGCGACATCAGCGTTAAAAGCCAGGTAGGTAAGGGCACCACATTTTCGTTTACCATACTTACAAAGCCGGGCACCACATCGCAGCGCAACTATGTTCACTTAAATGTGGAGCAGGTGCAAAATAAGCGCATTTTAGTTGTAGACGATAACTCAACCAACCGGGATATTCTGGAGGAGCAGCTTAGGCAGTGGAATTTTGTGCCGGTAATGGCGGAGTCGGGCGAGGCTGCCCTTAAGGAGCTTACGTCCGGAGAGCCGGTGCACCTGGTAATATCAGACATGAACATGCCGGAGATGGATGGCATTCATCTTGCCCAGCAAATACGGCAGCATGATGCTGATTTGCCTATAATCCTCCTTACATCAATGGGGAACGAGCAAAGCAAGAAGAACGCGCATTTGTTTAATGCATCATTAACAAAGCCTACTAAACACCAGGTGCTGTACCGCCACATTATAGAACAGCTAAAGTTAAGCGAAGGAGTTAAGCAAGAGCCACAGACTGTACCATCGCCTTTCTCAGAGGAATTTGCTAAACAGCATCCGATGAATATCCTTATTGCTGAAGATAACGCCATTAATCAAAAGCTTGCAAAATACATTTTGAACAAACTTGGCTACAAGCCGGATATGGTTGAGAATGGGCACGAGTGTCTGAACGCCATCGTTAACAAAAAGTATGACATGGTTTTAATGGACGTGCAAATGCCCGAAATGGACGGCCTGGAAGCCACCCGGTTTATCAGGCAGAACATGGACGCTCAACCGGTGATAATTGCGATGACCGCAAATGCAATGTCAGAGGATAAAGACCAATGCCTTAAAGCCGGTATGGATGACTACCTGAGCAAACCACTTAAACTGCCGGAGATTATGGCCGCCCTGGAAAAATGGAAACCAACAAGCGTGTAA